A window from Diachasmimorpha longicaudata isolate KC_UGA_2023 chromosome 5, iyDiaLong2, whole genome shotgun sequence encodes these proteins:
- the LOC135162128 gene encoding uncharacterized protein LOC135162128 isoform X1, protein MTNPSVINIIFPSGTKRTGSYESQVKYRRSQSSYTFLFSVRAPVDRGEERSVTQGRQYRDHHGVLYVCTGFTRRRIQKRVHKIYIYAENTVQILAVHFMNISAACVGNKYRLMLYEHSLLPSPHSCYPVVLYPLPPAVGIVFLRRCVQPENGWCVVANMAPTTPQNHPLPLHAFPRSAIHHPSLSHSTFIPRPLTVGLQLMRRILIEYEMYKDTHDTTNSFVTRVVMPANAVKFQNQV, encoded by the coding sequence ATGACCAACCCCAGCGTTATAAATATTATCTTCCCCTCGGGAACCAAAAGGACAGGCTCATACGAATCTCAGGTTAAATACCGGCGATCTCAGTCTTCCTACACTTTCCTTTTCTCCGTGAGGGCACCCGTAGATCGCGGCGAAGAACGAAGTGTAACACAGGGTAGACAATATAGGGACCATCACGGGGTGTTGTATGTGTGCACTGGTTTTACGAGAAGAAGGATTCAGAAAAGGGtacataaaatatatatatatgctgAGAATACCGTACAGATACTGGCGGTTcatttcatgaatatttcagCGGCCTGCGTTGGCAATAAATACAGGCTCATGTTGTATGAGCACTCACTCCTCCCCTCACCCCATTCCTGTTACCCCGTCGTCCTCTACCCACTCCCTCCGGCAGTTGGAATTGTATTCCTGAGGCGATGTGTGCAGCCAGAAAATGGTTGGTGCGTGGTGGCGAACATGGCACCAACGACACCTCAAAACCATCCACTCCCTCTTCACGCATTTCCTCGTTCTGCTATCCACCATCCCTCACTCTCTCATTCCACTTTCATCCCCCGGCCACTAACCGTGGGGCTACAGTTAATGCGTAGAATACTAATTGAGTACGAAATGTATAAAGACACGCACGATACGACAAATTCATTTGTTACACGTGTGGTTATGCCTGCTAATGctgtgaaatttcaaaatcagGTTTAG